One stretch of Micromonospora echinospora DNA includes these proteins:
- a CDS encoding DivIVA domain-containing protein has protein sequence MASQGQRFRRKALRRGYKVDEVDAFLDRVEATLAGQPVGAPVASQEVHDVVFRVRFNGYDEWQVDLHLDRVERQLAELEERGGAPAGRGGDPRVADRLGPPMRDDRGMSPVPQPPMPPRQMPAQPGPPADRYASRYDEPTGAFAGGYDGPRGGYDGPRGPGGPGPMGPGAPIGHGGPPPRGLPPGPGGYGQDTGPGGYGQDGGPGGYGQDSGPGGYGQDSSPGGYGQDSGPGGYGQEERFDGFEAGRRGRADMTAEIRMPERELRGRGPGGPPALPQQGYGAPEPGYGPPDQGYGPGPSMTGPPLVTPPVAGPPMVGPPMAGPPGSDLYRVDQIRRSFQVRRFGSGYDPDQVDRFFDTLLGGMQGRNPMPVNPKELDTLRFGLVPGGYFEAEVDAALKDVQDILLGR, from the coding sequence GTGGCGAGTCAGGGTCAGCGTTTCCGGCGTAAGGCGCTCCGCCGGGGATACAAGGTCGACGAGGTCGACGCCTTCCTGGACCGGGTCGAGGCGACACTCGCCGGTCAGCCGGTCGGCGCGCCCGTGGCCTCCCAGGAGGTCCACGACGTCGTCTTCCGGGTCCGCTTCAACGGCTACGACGAGTGGCAGGTGGACCTGCACCTCGACCGGGTCGAGCGGCAGCTCGCCGAGCTGGAGGAGCGCGGTGGCGCCCCCGCCGGGCGCGGTGGCGACCCCCGGGTGGCCGACCGGCTCGGCCCGCCGATGCGCGACGACCGGGGCATGTCGCCGGTGCCGCAGCCGCCGATGCCGCCCCGGCAGATGCCGGCCCAGCCCGGCCCGCCCGCCGACCGCTACGCCAGCCGCTACGACGAGCCGACCGGCGCGTTCGCCGGCGGGTACGACGGTCCGCGCGGTGGCTACGACGGCCCGCGTGGCCCGGGCGGCCCCGGCCCGATGGGTCCGGGCGCGCCGATCGGGCACGGCGGCCCGCCGCCGCGCGGCCTGCCGCCCGGCCCTGGCGGCTACGGCCAGGACACCGGTCCGGGCGGCTACGGCCAGGACGGCGGCCCTGGCGGGTACGGCCAGGACAGCGGTCCGGGCGGCTACGGCCAGGACAGCAGTCCCGGCGGGTACGGCCAGGACAGCGGTCCCGGCGGGTACGGCCAGGAGGAGCGCTTCGACGGCTTCGAGGCGGGTCGGCGCGGGCGTGCCGACATGACCGCCGAGATCCGCATGCCCGAGCGTGAGCTGCGCGGTCGTGGCCCCGGTGGCCCGCCGGCACTGCCGCAGCAGGGTTACGGCGCGCCGGAGCCCGGTTACGGGCCGCCGGACCAGGGCTACGGCCCCGGCCCTTCGATGACCGGCCCGCCGCTGGTGACCCCACCGGTCGCCGGCCCGCCCATGGTGGGACCGCCGATGGCCGGCCCGCCCGGCAGCGACCTCTACCGGGTCGACCAGATCCGGCGCAGCTTCCAGGTCCGCCGGTTCGGCAGCGGGTACGACCCGGACCAGGTCGACCGGTTCTTCGACACGCTGCTCGGCGGCATGCAGGGCCGCAACCCGATGCCGGTGAACCCGAAGGAACTCGACACGCTGCGCTTCGGGCTGGTGCCCGGCGGCTACTTCGAAGCCGAGGTCGACGCCGCGCTCAAGGACGTGCAGGACATCCTGCTCGGCCGCTGA
- the tsf gene encoding translation elongation factor Ts, whose protein sequence is MSNFTAADVKKLRDLTGAGMMDSKKALTEAEGDFDKAVEILRVKGAKDVGKRAGRTAANGLVAHSGQALLELNCETDFVAKNDAFIALAQQLVEHGVTSGATNAEELLASSIDGKSVADLIQEQSAKIGEKLVLNRFAKLDGTTAVYMHRKSQDLPPAVGVLVEFTGKTDEAADADARAVAMQIAAMRPKYLTRDEVPAETVESERRIAEQTAREENKPEAALPKIVEGRVNAFFKDFVLLEQASVADNKKTVKQVLADAGIEVTRFLRFEVGQA, encoded by the coding sequence ATGTCCAACTTCACCGCCGCGGACGTCAAGAAGCTCCGCGACCTCACCGGCGCCGGCATGATGGACTCCAAGAAGGCGCTGACGGAGGCCGAGGGCGACTTCGACAAGGCCGTCGAGATCCTGCGCGTCAAGGGCGCCAAGGACGTCGGCAAGCGGGCCGGCCGCACCGCCGCCAACGGGCTCGTCGCCCACTCCGGCCAGGCGCTGCTCGAGCTCAACTGCGAGACGGACTTCGTCGCCAAGAACGACGCCTTCATCGCGCTGGCCCAGCAGCTCGTCGAGCACGGCGTGACCAGCGGCGCCACCAACGCCGAGGAGCTGCTCGCCAGCAGCATCGACGGCAAGAGCGTGGCCGACCTGATCCAGGAGCAGTCCGCCAAGATCGGCGAGAAGCTGGTGCTCAACCGCTTCGCCAAGCTCGACGGCACCACCGCTGTCTACATGCACCGCAAGAGCCAGGACCTGCCCCCGGCGGTCGGCGTGCTCGTGGAGTTCACCGGTAAGACCGACGAGGCGGCGGACGCCGACGCGCGCGCCGTGGCCATGCAGATCGCCGCGATGCGGCCGAAGTACCTCACCCGCGACGAGGTGCCGGCCGAGACCGTCGAGTCGGAGCGGCGCATCGCCGAGCAGACCGCCCGCGAGGAGAACAAGCCCGAGGCGGCGCTGCCGAAGATCGTCGAGGGCCGGGTCAACGCCTTCTTCAAGGACTTCGTCCTGCTGGAGCAGGCGTCGGTCGCCGACAACAAGAAGACCGTCAAGCAGGTGCTGGCCGACGCCGGCATCGAGGTGACCCGCTTCCTGCGGTTCGAGGTCGGCCAGGCCTGA
- the pyrH gene encoding UMP kinase, which yields MTQVVSDRSLAMEDPTAPPPGRSRRVVLKLSGEVFGGGAIGVDPDVVQGIARQIATVVRRGVQVSVVVGGGNFFRGAELQKRGMDRARADYMGMLGTVMNCLALQDFLEKEGIETRVQTAITMAQVAEPYIPLRAIRHLEKGRVVIFGAGAGMPYFSTDTVAAQRALEIRADVVLMSKNGVDAVYTADPRIDPTASKLDSITFSEVLRRNLRVADAAAFSLCMENGLPMLVFGAQGDDTIVRAVTGEKIGTLITA from the coding sequence ATGACGCAGGTTGTGAGTGACCGGAGCCTGGCGATGGAGGATCCGACCGCGCCTCCTCCCGGTCGGTCCCGCCGGGTGGTGCTGAAGCTCTCCGGTGAGGTCTTCGGCGGCGGCGCGATCGGCGTCGACCCCGACGTCGTGCAGGGCATCGCCCGGCAGATCGCCACAGTGGTACGCCGCGGCGTGCAGGTCTCGGTGGTGGTCGGCGGCGGCAACTTCTTCCGCGGCGCCGAGCTGCAGAAGCGGGGCATGGACCGGGCCCGCGCCGACTACATGGGCATGCTCGGCACGGTCATGAACTGCCTGGCTCTTCAGGACTTCCTGGAGAAGGAGGGCATCGAGACCCGGGTGCAGACGGCGATCACCATGGCCCAGGTCGCCGAGCCGTACATCCCGCTGCGGGCGATCCGGCACCTGGAGAAGGGCCGCGTGGTCATCTTCGGCGCGGGCGCCGGCATGCCGTACTTCTCCACCGACACCGTGGCCGCCCAGCGGGCGCTGGAGATCCGCGCGGACGTGGTGCTGATGAGCAAGAACGGCGTGGACGCGGTGTACACCGCCGACCCCCGGATCGACCCGACCGCGAGCAAGCTCGACTCGATCACCTTCTCCGAGGTGCTGCGCCGCAACCTGCGGGTGGCGGACGCCGCGGCGTTCAGCCTCTGCATGGAGAACGGCCTGCCGATGCTGGTCTTCGGCGCCCAGGGCGACGACACCATCGTCCGGGCCGTCACCGGTGAGAAGATCGGCACCCTGATCACCGCCTGA
- a CDS encoding Rieske 2Fe-2S domain-containing protein encodes MRVTGTGHASMRIDTAAGSILCDPWVNPAYFASWFPFPDNSLLDWETLGQVDYLYVSHLHRDHFDAKHLRDFVSKDATVLLPEFPTSEMEDEFRELGFTKFLKAPNEQVVELPGGLKIMIQALTSPTDGPIGDSSLWVEYDGVRLLNQNDARPTDLSVFAELGHVHAHMLQFSGAIWYPMVYELPQAAKTAFGKQKRDRQFDRTWRYIDDLKADHVFPIAGPPCFLDDELWQFNDIFGDEGNIFPDQSVFLSEYAKVGGTNGIVLLPGSVSEITTEGATTTHPVPVEEFFANKVAHLEEMRERKRPVIEAEKASWRHPEVDVLGEMKRRIEPLLDESIYLAKGVGGPVRFDLVGYDGDSVESIVVDFPGKEVRPYADEKVRYRFRTERALIEHLLHIGEVDWVNSLFLSCRFSAARIGQYNEFVYAFFKCLSEERLQYAEGWYDEHERAVDAEDITLDGWVVQRRCPHLKADLSRFGIVDGDQLTCQLHGWKFDLASGRCLTSVGHKIRAHRADAETPAPAGEAAI; translated from the coding sequence GTGCGAGTGACCGGTACGGGCCATGCCAGCATGCGGATCGACACGGCCGCGGGCAGCATCCTGTGCGACCCGTGGGTCAATCCCGCCTACTTCGCCTCGTGGTTCCCCTTCCCGGACAACTCCCTGCTCGACTGGGAGACCCTCGGCCAGGTCGACTACCTGTACGTGTCGCACCTGCACCGGGACCACTTCGACGCCAAGCACCTGCGCGACTTCGTATCGAAGGACGCCACCGTCCTGCTCCCCGAGTTCCCCACCTCGGAGATGGAGGACGAGTTCCGGGAGCTGGGCTTCACCAAGTTCCTCAAGGCCCCGAACGAGCAGGTCGTGGAGCTGCCCGGCGGCCTGAAGATCATGATCCAGGCGCTGACCAGCCCGACCGACGGCCCGATCGGCGACTCCTCGCTCTGGGTCGAGTACGACGGCGTCCGGCTGCTCAACCAGAACGACGCCCGCCCGACCGACCTGAGCGTCTTCGCCGAGCTGGGCCACGTGCACGCGCACATGCTGCAGTTCTCCGGCGCGATCTGGTACCCGATGGTCTACGAGCTGCCGCAGGCGGCGAAGACCGCGTTCGGCAAGCAGAAGCGGGACCGGCAGTTCGACCGCACCTGGCGGTACATCGACGACCTCAAGGCCGACCACGTCTTCCCGATCGCCGGTCCGCCGTGCTTCCTCGACGACGAGCTGTGGCAGTTCAACGACATCTTCGGCGACGAGGGCAACATCTTCCCCGACCAGTCGGTGTTCCTCTCCGAGTACGCCAAGGTCGGCGGCACCAACGGCATCGTCCTGCTGCCGGGCAGCGTCTCGGAGATCACCACCGAGGGCGCGACGACCACACACCCGGTGCCGGTGGAGGAGTTCTTCGCGAACAAGGTCGCCCACCTGGAGGAGATGCGGGAGCGCAAGCGCCCGGTCATCGAGGCCGAGAAGGCGTCCTGGCGGCACCCCGAGGTCGACGTGCTGGGTGAGATGAAGCGCCGGATCGAGCCGCTGCTGGACGAGTCGATCTACCTGGCCAAGGGCGTCGGCGGTCCGGTCCGCTTCGACCTGGTCGGCTACGACGGCGACAGCGTCGAGTCGATCGTGGTGGACTTCCCGGGCAAGGAGGTGCGGCCGTACGCGGACGAGAAGGTCCGCTACCGCTTCCGTACCGAGCGGGCGCTCATCGAGCACCTGCTGCACATCGGCGAGGTCGACTGGGTCAACTCGCTCTTCCTGTCCTGCCGCTTCTCGGCGGCCCGCATCGGCCAGTACAACGAGTTCGTCTACGCCTTCTTCAAGTGCCTCTCCGAGGAGCGTCTCCAGTACGCCGAGGGCTGGTACGACGAGCACGAGCGGGCCGTCGACGCCGAGGACATCACGCTCGACGGCTGGGTGGTGCAGCGGCGCTGCCCGCACCTGAAGGCGGACCTGAGCCGGTTCGGCATCGTCGACGGCGACCAGTTGACCTGCCAGCTGCACGGCTGGAAGTTCGACCTGGCCAGCGGTCGCTGCCTGACCAGCGTCGGGCACAAGATCCGGGCGCACCGCGCGGACGCGGAGACCCCGGCGCCGGCCGGGGAAGCGGCCATCTGA
- the frr gene encoding ribosome recycling factor, with the protein MIDDTLLEAEEKMERATEHAKEEFGGIRTGRANAAMFSRIVIDYYGSPTPLPQMASIAVPEPRMVIIKPYDNSQLGAMEKAIRDSDLGANPNNEGNQLRIVLPQMTEERRREMIKVARQKGEEAKVAVRNIRRKAKEELDRLVKDGEVGEDEGRRAEKELDDLTHRFVAGVDELVKHKESELLEV; encoded by the coding sequence GTGATCGACGACACCCTCCTCGAGGCGGAGGAGAAGATGGAGCGTGCCACCGAGCACGCCAAGGAGGAGTTCGGCGGGATCCGTACCGGTCGCGCCAACGCCGCCATGTTCTCCCGGATCGTCATCGACTACTACGGCAGCCCGACCCCGCTGCCGCAGATGGCCTCCATCGCGGTGCCCGAGCCCCGCATGGTGATCATCAAGCCGTACGACAACTCGCAGCTGGGCGCCATGGAGAAGGCGATCCGCGACTCGGACCTCGGGGCCAACCCGAACAACGAGGGCAACCAGCTCCGCATCGTCCTGCCGCAGATGACCGAGGAGCGGCGCCGGGAGATGATCAAGGTCGCCCGGCAGAAGGGCGAGGAGGCCAAGGTCGCCGTCCGCAACATCCGCCGCAAGGCCAAGGAAGAGCTGGACCGCCTGGTCAAGGACGGCGAGGTCGGCGAGGACGAGGGCCGGCGCGCGGAGAAGGAACTGGACGACCTGACCCACCGTTTCGTCGCAGGAGTCGACGAGCTGGTCAAGCACAAGGAGAGCGAGCTGCTCGAAGTCTGA
- a CDS encoding TMEM175 family protein, with the protein MARDASRVEAFSDAVIAIVLTLMAVELLAFDPDLPQDDGLAAVLMQEWRAYLAYVITFAIVGQVWLTHHNMWRYVRRVDQMLLVLNLLLLMFVAAIPFTADLLADNLRGTVRDQRLTAALYVGVVLGEALFFNLSWWWARRRGLLHPDLDPRLASAVARRFRLGPLLYLVAFAIVFIDPLLSLLAYLLLVGVYLVRGPGDLPPAGQEAPDTP; encoded by the coding sequence ATGGCGCGCGACGCCTCCCGGGTGGAGGCGTTCAGCGACGCGGTGATCGCCATCGTGCTCACCCTGATGGCCGTCGAACTGCTGGCGTTCGACCCGGACCTGCCGCAGGACGACGGGCTGGCCGCAGTGCTCATGCAGGAGTGGCGGGCCTACCTGGCGTACGTGATCACCTTCGCCATCGTCGGCCAGGTCTGGCTGACCCACCACAACATGTGGCGCTACGTCCGCCGGGTCGACCAGATGCTGTTGGTGCTGAACCTGCTGCTGCTGATGTTCGTGGCGGCGATCCCGTTCACCGCCGACCTGCTCGCGGACAACCTGCGCGGCACCGTCCGCGACCAGCGGCTGACCGCCGCGCTGTACGTGGGCGTGGTGCTCGGCGAGGCGCTCTTCTTCAACCTGAGCTGGTGGTGGGCGCGCCGCCGCGGGCTGCTGCACCCGGATCTCGATCCGAGGCTGGCGAGCGCGGTGGCCCGCCGGTTCCGGCTCGGCCCGCTGCTCTACCTGGTCGCGTTCGCCATCGTGTTCATCGACCCGCTGCTGAGCCTGCTGGCGTACCTGCTGCTGGTCGGCGTCTACCTGGTGCGGGGTCCGGGCGATCTCCCGCCCGCCGGCCAGGAGGCGCCCGACACGCCGTGA
- the rlmN gene encoding 23S rRNA (adenine(2503)-C(2))-methyltransferase RlmN, whose product MTSLPLISVDPDARGRRPSMPPRHLADLDLPGRQALVTELGEPAFRAKQVSNHYFGRLVRDPERMTDLPAATRERLAGTLLPTLLTPVRELACDDGATRKALWRLHDGSLVESVLMGYPDRVTVCISSQAGCGMACPFCATGQAGLTRNLSTAEIVDQAVYLAGVAASGAVAGSPPRLSHVVFMGMGEPLANYSRVVAAIRRLVAPAPEGLGLSQRHITVSTVGLVPAIRRLASEDLSVTLALSLHAPDDELRDELVPVNQRWKVSEVLDAAWDYAATTGRRVSIEYAMIKDVNDQPWRADLLGRLLAGKLAHVNLIPLNPTPGSRWDASPKPVEREFVRRLRDAGVSTTVRDTRGREIDGACGQLAAAGDTDGDSRAATA is encoded by the coding sequence ATGACGAGTCTCCCGCTGATCTCCGTAGACCCCGACGCCCGCGGCCGCCGACCCTCGATGCCCCCGCGCCACCTCGCCGACCTGGACCTGCCCGGCCGGCAGGCGCTCGTCACCGAGCTGGGCGAGCCGGCGTTCCGCGCCAAGCAGGTCTCCAACCACTACTTCGGCCGCCTCGTGCGCGACCCGGAGCGGATGACCGACCTGCCGGCGGCGACCCGGGAGCGGCTGGCCGGCACGCTGCTGCCCACCCTGCTCACCCCGGTACGCGAGCTGGCCTGTGACGACGGCGCGACCCGCAAGGCGCTCTGGCGGCTGCACGACGGCTCGCTCGTGGAGAGCGTGCTGATGGGCTACCCGGACCGGGTGACCGTCTGCATCTCCAGCCAGGCCGGCTGCGGCATGGCCTGCCCGTTCTGCGCGACCGGCCAGGCCGGGCTGACCCGCAACCTGTCCACCGCGGAGATCGTCGACCAGGCGGTCTACCTGGCCGGGGTGGCCGCGTCCGGCGCGGTGGCCGGCTCGCCGCCGCGGCTGTCGCACGTGGTGTTCATGGGCATGGGCGAGCCGCTGGCCAACTACTCGCGGGTGGTGGCGGCGATCCGCCGGCTGGTCGCTCCGGCGCCGGAGGGTCTGGGCCTGTCGCAGCGGCACATCACCGTCTCCACTGTCGGGCTGGTCCCGGCGATCCGGCGACTGGCCAGCGAAGACCTCTCCGTGACCCTTGCGTTGTCGCTGCACGCCCCCGATGATGAGCTGCGCGACGAACTCGTCCCGGTCAACCAGCGCTGGAAGGTGTCCGAGGTGCTGGACGCGGCGTGGGACTACGCGGCCACGACGGGGCGTCGCGTGTCCATCGAATACGCGATGATCAAGGACGTGAACGACCAGCCGTGGAGAGCAGATCTGCTCGGGCGGCTGTTGGCCGGCAAGCTGGCCCACGTGAACCTGATCCCGCTCAACCCGACTCCGGGCAGCCGCTGGGACGCCAGCCCGAAGCCGGTCGAGCGGGAGTTCGTCCGGCGGTTGCGCGACGCCGGGGTGTCGACCACCGTGCGGGACACCCGGGGGCGCGAGATCGACGGGGCGTGTGGCCAACTCGCCGCCGCCGGGGACACGGACGGCGACTCACGCGCGGCAACGGCGTAG
- the rpsB gene encoding 30S ribosomal protein S2 has translation MAVVTMRQLLESGVHFGHQTRRWNPKMKRFIFTERNGIYIIDLRQTLDYIEKAYEFVRTTVAGGGSILFVGTKKQAQEAIAEQATRVGQPYVNHRWLGGMLTNFQTVYKRLQRMKELEALGDLSGTAAGYTKKETLQLSREKIKLTKTLGGLRDMQKLPAAVWIVDTKKEHIAVDEARKLGIPVIAVLDTNCDPDEVDFPIPGNDDAIRSAELLTRVVAAAVADGLIARSGRNRGADEKPEAGQVAADEPLAEWERELLEEPKKADEQPAAAQPAPAAEQPAAEQPAPAAAEQPATAAAE, from the coding sequence ATGGCCGTCGTGACCATGCGTCAGCTGCTGGAAAGCGGTGTGCACTTCGGGCACCAGACCCGGCGCTGGAACCCGAAGATGAAGCGCTTCATCTTCACCGAGCGCAACGGTATCTACATCATCGACCTGCGCCAGACGCTCGACTACATCGAGAAGGCGTACGAGTTCGTGCGCACCACCGTCGCGGGTGGCGGCAGCATCCTGTTCGTCGGCACCAAGAAGCAGGCCCAGGAGGCCATCGCCGAGCAGGCGACCCGGGTCGGCCAGCCGTACGTCAACCACCGCTGGCTCGGTGGCATGCTGACCAACTTCCAGACCGTGTACAAGCGGCTGCAGCGGATGAAGGAGCTGGAGGCCCTGGGTGACCTGAGCGGCACCGCCGCCGGTTACACCAAGAAGGAGACGCTCCAGCTCTCCCGCGAGAAGATCAAGCTCACCAAGACCCTCGGTGGTCTGCGGGACATGCAGAAGCTCCCGGCCGCGGTCTGGATCGTCGACACCAAGAAGGAGCACATCGCCGTCGACGAGGCCCGCAAGCTGGGCATCCCGGTGATCGCCGTGCTCGACACCAACTGCGACCCGGACGAGGTCGACTTCCCGATCCCGGGCAACGACGACGCCATCCGCTCGGCCGAGCTGCTGACCAGGGTCGTCGCCGCTGCCGTCGCCGACGGTCTGATCGCCCGCTCCGGCCGTAACCGGGGCGCGGACGAGAAGCCCGAGGCCGGCCAGGTCGCCGCCGACGAGCCGCTGGCCGAGTGGGAGCGCGAGCTGCTCGAGGAGCCGAAGAAGGCCGACGAGCAGCCCGCCGCCGCGCAGCCGGCGCCCGCCGCCGAGCAGCCCGCCGCCGAGCAGCCGGCACCCGCCGCTGCCGAGCAGCCGGCGACCGCCGCCGCGGAGTGA
- a CDS encoding phosphatidate cytidylyltransferase, whose amino-acid sequence MSHPDPYGSTEPRGWDRPAPALPWPDTDLEPGPWRPGPAAPAHPAEPDTYTGPDAYDTYAGPDNTYAGPYPTTSRHNDGPGRYDGPQAGDRGRPGGPEHSGPGGEPVRDDEYPTAQIAPVRDEPTDQIPAVRDEPEPEPKTGRRGRGRRRASAERPPTVVPKTSRAGRNLPAAIGVGVALGAAVVVPLFFFMPAFLAVLATAVGIGIWEMARAVRRSGAHPPLAPLVAGGVIMVGLAWFAGPDALCLGLLVTVLGTMIWRLGDGPGNYQRDLTAATLIAVYVPFLAGFAAMLAAAPGDGHLRVLVTLVAVVLSDTGGYAAGVTFGKHPMAPTISPKKSWEGFAGSVAAAGAGSAALLWALFDVAPWWGALFGMAISVSAVLGDLAESMIKRDLGVKDMSNLLPGHGGLMDRLDSVLFAVPVAYLLLAVFVPVVN is encoded by the coding sequence ATGTCCCACCCCGACCCCTACGGCAGCACCGAGCCGCGTGGCTGGGACCGTCCGGCCCCCGCCCTGCCCTGGCCGGACACCGACCTGGAACCCGGCCCCTGGCGGCCCGGTCCGGCGGCGCCTGCCCACCCCGCCGAGCCGGACACCTACACCGGCCCGGACGCGTACGACACGTACGCCGGCCCCGACAACACGTACGCCGGGCCGTACCCGACGACGTCGCGGCACAACGACGGACCGGGCCGGTACGACGGACCGCAGGCCGGCGACCGCGGCCGGCCCGGCGGGCCGGAGCACAGCGGCCCGGGGGGTGAGCCGGTCCGCGACGACGAGTACCCGACCGCGCAGATCGCGCCGGTGCGCGACGAGCCCACCGACCAGATCCCGGCGGTACGCGACGAGCCCGAGCCCGAGCCAAAAACCGGCCGACGGGGCCGGGGACGGCGGCGGGCGAGCGCGGAGCGACCGCCGACCGTCGTGCCGAAGACGTCCCGGGCGGGGCGCAACCTGCCGGCCGCGATCGGCGTCGGGGTGGCCCTCGGCGCTGCGGTGGTGGTGCCGCTGTTCTTCTTCATGCCGGCGTTCCTCGCCGTGCTCGCGACAGCGGTCGGGATCGGCATCTGGGAGATGGCCCGGGCGGTACGCCGCAGCGGCGCCCACCCGCCGCTGGCGCCGCTGGTCGCCGGCGGCGTGATCATGGTGGGCCTGGCCTGGTTCGCCGGCCCGGACGCGCTCTGCCTCGGCCTGCTGGTCACGGTGCTGGGCACGATGATCTGGCGGCTGGGTGACGGGCCGGGCAACTACCAGCGCGACCTCACCGCGGCCACCCTGATCGCGGTGTACGTGCCGTTCCTCGCCGGGTTCGCGGCCATGCTCGCGGCGGCGCCGGGCGACGGGCACCTGCGGGTGCTCGTGACGCTGGTCGCGGTGGTGCTCTCCGACACCGGCGGGTACGCGGCCGGGGTGACGTTCGGCAAGCACCCGATGGCGCCCACGATCAGCCCGAAGAAGTCCTGGGAGGGCTTCGCCGGCTCGGTGGCCGCCGCGGGGGCGGGCAGCGCGGCGCTGCTGTGGGCGTTGTTCGACGTGGCGCCCTGGTGGGGCGCGCTGTTCGGGATGGCGATCTCGGTCTCCGCGGTGCTCGGCGACCTCGCCGAGTCGATGATCAAGCGGGATCTCGGCGTCAAGGACATGAGCAACCTGCTGCCCGGGCACGGCGGTCTGATGGACCGGCTCGACTCGGTCCTGTTCGCGGTGCCGGTGGCCTACCTGCTGCTCGCCGTGTTCGTCCCGGTGGTGAACTGA
- a CDS encoding phytoene desaturase family protein, with translation MSDASELPSRADVVVVGAGHNGLVSAILLARAGLDVLVLEASGVIGGATRTENPFPKVPGLRHSTGSYLLGLMPPELLATLDVSIPVLRRDPHYFLPTPGGPGSPYLLAGSDVAAGRRQLAEMFSPADVAADDALHAELAQLREDLAPAWLAEPLPVEETAERYVRPALRQVFVDLVHGSVADHLARFDFRSELLVSMYAVTDGLSGLNAGPDDPGTGHNFLVHNMCRLPGADGTWMITRGGMGTVSRTFAEAAVRAGARIVADAPVTAIRLASGAAAGVTLADGREVDAPVVLGACDPYRLMELLPDGALPAELGARMAAVRRPGTTLKLNLALTGLPRFSCLPDDAPSPFGSTIHLLPGSASLVGDGGESPMAALRGMWADVRAGRLPDEPTIEWYLHTTVDPSLSDDAGHHSSALFVQSVPYELAGTTWDAALPGYLERLIAICERYAPGAGDLVADAVPLPPPGIEAHFGITGGHIHHVDNTVSFTDRMPYATGVDGVYAGSAGCHPAGSVIGAAGHNAARRILAER, from the coding sequence ATGAGCGACGCGAGTGAGCTGCCGTCCCGCGCCGACGTCGTGGTGGTCGGCGCCGGGCACAACGGCCTGGTCTCGGCGATCCTGCTGGCCCGCGCCGGCCTGGACGTGCTGGTGCTGGAGGCATCAGGGGTGATCGGCGGGGCCACCCGCACCGAGAACCCGTTCCCGAAGGTGCCGGGGCTGCGTCACTCCACCGGGTCGTACCTGCTCGGGCTGATGCCGCCGGAGCTGCTGGCCACGCTCGACGTGAGCATCCCGGTGCTGCGCCGCGACCCGCACTACTTCCTGCCCACGCCGGGCGGGCCCGGCTCGCCGTACCTGCTGGCCGGCAGCGACGTCGCGGCCGGCCGGCGGCAGCTCGCGGAGATGTTCTCTCCCGCCGACGTCGCCGCCGACGACGCGCTGCACGCCGAGCTGGCCCAGCTGCGGGAGGATCTCGCCCCGGCGTGGCTGGCCGAGCCGCTGCCGGTCGAGGAGACCGCCGAACGCTACGTGCGGCCCGCGCTGCGGCAGGTCTTCGTCGACCTGGTCCACGGCTCGGTCGCCGACCACCTGGCCCGCTTCGACTTCCGCTCCGAGCTGCTGGTCAGCATGTACGCGGTCACCGACGGCCTGTCCGGGCTCAACGCCGGCCCGGACGACCCGGGCACCGGGCACAACTTCCTGGTGCACAACATGTGCCGGCTGCCGGGCGCGGACGGCACCTGGATGATCACCCGGGGCGGCATGGGCACCGTGTCGCGCACGTTCGCCGAGGCGGCCGTGCGCGCCGGGGCGCGGATCGTGGCCGACGCGCCGGTCACCGCGATCCGGCTGGCGTCCGGCGCCGCCGCCGGGGTGACACTGGCCGACGGGCGGGAGGTGGACGCCCCGGTGGTGCTCGGCGCCTGCGACCCGTACCGGCTGATGGAGCTGTTGCCCGACGGCGCGCTTCCGGCGGAACTCGGCGCGCGGATGGCGGCGGTCCGCCGCCCCGGCACCACGCTCAAGCTCAACCTGGCGCTGACCGGACTGCCGCGCTTCTCCTGTCTGCCGGACGACGCGCCGAGCCCGTTCGGGTCGACCATCCACCTGCTCCCCGGCTCGGCCTCGCTCGTCGGCGACGGCGGCGAGTCGCCGATGGCGGCGCTGCGCGGCATGTGGGCGGACGTGCGGGCCGGGCGGCTGCCGGACGAGCCGACCATCGAGTGGTACCTGCACACCACAGTCGACCCGTCGCTGTCCGACGACGCGGGGCACCACTCGTCGGCGCTGTTCGTGCAGTCGGTCCCCTACGAGCTGGCCGGCACCACCTGGGACGCGGCGCTGCCCGGCTACCTGGAGCGGCTGATCGCGATCTGCGAGCGGTACGCCCCCGGCGCCGGTGACCTCGTCGCGGACGCGGTGCCGCTGCCGCCGCCCGGCATCGAGGCGCACTTCGGCATCACCGGCGGGCACATCCACCACGTCGACAACACGGTGTCGTTCACCGACCGGATGCCGTACGCGACGGGTGTGGACGGCGTGTACGCGGGCAGCGCCGGCTGCCACCCGGCGGGCAGCGTGATCGGCGCAGCCGGCCACAACGCGGCCCGCCGCATCCTCGCCGAGAGGTAA